Proteins encoded in a region of the Mucilaginibacter sabulilitoris genome:
- the rpsA gene encoding 30S ribosomal protein S1 has protein sequence MAKKQEAEKELKAKEAELGTVTASGEKETIESEADSISIEEIKSKIALTPSTDFDWDADDKKFGNYSDSDREKFEKMYDGTFSSITKGEIITGTVVNVNNKDVVLNVGFKSDGLVSVSEFRDTPDLKIGDKVDVFVESQEDANGQLVLSRKRAKTQKSWERINSALDNDEIITGFVKSRTKGGLIVDIMGVEAFLPGSQIDIKPIRDYDVYVGKTMEFKVVKINHEFKNVVVSHKVLIEDDLENQKTEIVARLEKGQVLEGTVKNITDFGVFIDLGGVDGLLHITDISWGRIEHPREILSLDQKINVVVLDFDDEKKRIALGLKQLTPHPWQSLDENIVVGSKVKGRIVTVADYGAFLEIIPGVEGLIHVSEMSWSQNLRNPQEFLKVGDEIEAQVLTLDREERKMSLGVKQLTPDPWQNAAEKYAIGTQHVATVKNMTNFGVFVELEDGIDGLIHISDLSWSKKVNHPNEFTKVGEKLDVIVLELDVENRKLSLGHKQLEENPWDTFETIFTIDSIHEGTVIKVTDKGAIVALPYGVEGFAPTKHLVKEDGKSIKAEETAEFKIIEFNKENKRIVISHSRIWEEARADARVQEFENRKKEAKSASNAVKKVKESVEKSTLGDLSVLAQLKEQMEGAENKARKAAPAAKKSESEEEEA, from the coding sequence ATGGCAAAAAAACAAGAAGCAGAAAAAGAATTAAAAGCGAAAGAAGCTGAACTGGGAACAGTTACCGCATCTGGCGAAAAAGAAACAATTGAATCAGAAGCTGATTCAATATCTATCGAAGAGATCAAATCAAAAATTGCATTAACACCAAGTACAGATTTTGACTGGGATGCTGATGACAAAAAATTTGGTAATTACAGCGATAGCGACCGTGAGAAATTCGAGAAAATGTATGATGGAACTTTCAGCTCTATCACCAAAGGCGAAATCATCACCGGTACAGTTGTTAATGTTAACAACAAAGATGTGGTACTGAACGTAGGATTTAAATCTGACGGTTTAGTTTCAGTATCAGAATTCCGTGATACACCTGATCTGAAGATCGGTGATAAAGTTGACGTATTTGTTGAATCGCAGGAAGATGCTAACGGTCAGTTAGTACTTTCACGTAAACGTGCAAAAACTCAAAAATCATGGGAGCGCATTAATTCAGCCTTGGATAACGATGAGATCATCACCGGTTTTGTGAAGAGCAGAACTAAAGGTGGTTTAATTGTTGATATAATGGGCGTTGAAGCCTTCTTACCTGGATCACAGATCGACATTAAACCTATCAGGGATTACGATGTGTATGTAGGTAAAACAATGGAATTCAAAGTTGTTAAAATCAACCACGAGTTTAAAAACGTAGTGGTATCGCACAAAGTGCTGATTGAAGACGATTTGGAAAACCAAAAAACTGAAATTGTTGCCCGCCTTGAAAAAGGACAAGTACTGGAAGGTACCGTTAAAAACATTACCGACTTCGGTGTATTTATTGACCTTGGTGGTGTTGACGGCTTACTGCACATTACAGATATATCTTGGGGCCGTATTGAGCACCCACGCGAAATTCTTTCATTGGATCAAAAAATCAACGTTGTTGTGCTTGACTTTGATGACGAGAAAAAACGTATTGCCCTGGGCTTAAAACAATTAACTCCACATCCTTGGCAATCACTTGACGAGAACATCGTTGTTGGTTCAAAAGTTAAAGGACGTATTGTTACTGTTGCTGATTACGGTGCATTCCTTGAAATCATCCCTGGTGTTGAAGGTTTGATCCACGTATCAGAGATGTCATGGTCACAAAACTTGCGCAACCCTCAGGAATTCCTGAAAGTTGGTGACGAGATCGAAGCACAAGTATTAACACTTGACCGCGAAGAGCGCAAAATGTCATTAGGTGTTAAACAATTAACTCCCGATCCATGGCAAAATGCTGCTGAGAAATATGCTATCGGCACTCAGCACGTAGCTACAGTTAAAAACATGACTAACTTTGGTGTGTTTGTTGAACTGGAAGACGGCATCGACGGCTTAATCCACATCTCTGATCTTTCATGGTCTAAAAAAGTAAATCACCCTAACGAATTCACTAAAGTTGGTGAAAAATTAGACGTGATTGTTTTAGAACTTGATGTTGAGAACCGCAAATTAAGCTTAGGTCACAAACAGCTTGAAGAAAACCCTTGGGATACTTTTGAAACCATCTTCACTATTGATTCAATACATGAAGGTACCGTTATCAAAGTAACAGACAAAGGTGCTATCGTAGCTTTACCTTACGGTGTTGAAGGCTTTGCGCCAACCAAACACCTGGTTAAAGAAGACGGTAAAAGCATTAAAGCTGAAGAAACCGCTGAATTCAAGATCATTGAATTTAACAAAGAGAACAAACGTATCGTTATTTCACACTCACGTATATGGGAAGAAGCCCGTGCTGACGCTCGTGTACAAGAGTTCGAAAACCGCAAAAAAGAAGCAAAATCTGCAAGCAACGCGGTGAAGAAAGTGAAAGAATCAGTTGAAAAATCAACTTTAGGTGATCTTAGCGTATTAGCTCAGTTAAAAGAGCAAATGGAAGGTGCTGAAAACAAAGCCCGCAAGGCTGCACCAGCTGCTAAAAAATCAGAATCTGAAGAAGAAGAAGCATAA
- a CDS encoding TetR/AcrR family transcriptional regulator, protein MERAPGIRERVIDTCSRLFYDQGYLATHINQITAEAGISKSGLYQHFKSKEDLLSEYLTHAGKKWFDGLNELLVDCQSPAEILLTFFDYRKQLAETDKFKGCAFLRLVYELPALDERAYTVIRRHKQLVKTLMFNQVQLLEPATYVTARKELTELIYTLFEGCGVESSLQRSVKPIEESKAIVKRLIF, encoded by the coding sequence ATGGAAAGGGCGCCGGGTATACGTGAAAGAGTAATTGATACTTGCAGCAGGTTGTTTTATGACCAGGGGTACTTAGCTACGCACATTAATCAGATCACTGCCGAAGCAGGCATATCCAAATCTGGCTTATATCAGCATTTTAAATCAAAGGAAGATCTGTTATCAGAATATTTAACCCATGCCGGAAAAAAATGGTTTGATGGTTTGAACGAACTGCTTGTTGACTGCCAGTCGCCTGCAGAAATACTGCTCACTTTTTTTGATTACCGCAAACAACTGGCCGAAACGGATAAGTTTAAGGGTTGCGCATTTCTACGGCTGGTTTATGAACTGCCTGCCCTTGATGAAAGAGCATATACAGTGATACGCAGGCACAAGCAATTGGTTAAAACACTTATGTTTAACCAGGTTCAATTACTGGAGCCCGCAACCTATGTAACTGCACGAAAAGAGCTAACAGAACTAATTTATACCCTGTTTGAGGGCTGCGGCGTTGAATCATCACTGCAAAGGTCAGTAAAGCCTATAGAAGAGTCAAAGGCTATTGTTAAACGATTGATTTTCTGA
- the pyrR gene encoding bifunctional pyr operon transcriptional regulator/uracil phosphoribosyltransferase PyrR, protein MQNLTLLDGQKFQITIQRLCRQLIENHNDFSDSVLIGIQPRGIYLAKRVAEELRKILPGKIILQGDLDITFYRDDFRRRESQLVPNQTKIDFIIEGKKVVMMDDVLWTGRTIRAAMDAMQAFGRPEKIELLALVDRRYSRHIPVSADYVGIEVDSIASQKVVVSWKDTDGEDKIVLVSEAAE, encoded by the coding sequence ATGCAAAATCTTACACTGCTCGACGGACAGAAATTTCAGATCACCATACAACGTTTATGTCGCCAGTTGATTGAAAATCATAATGATTTTTCAGATTCGGTACTCATTGGCATTCAGCCCCGGGGCATTTACCTCGCCAAACGGGTAGCCGAAGAACTGCGTAAAATACTGCCCGGTAAAATCATTTTACAGGGCGACCTCGATATCACCTTTTATCGTGATGATTTTCGCAGGCGCGAATCGCAGCTGGTGCCCAATCAAACAAAAATTGATTTTATTATAGAAGGCAAAAAGGTAGTGATGATGGATGATGTGTTGTGGACCGGCCGTACCATTCGTGCAGCTATGGACGCCATGCAGGCTTTTGGTCGCCCGGAAAAGATAGAGTTGCTGGCACTGGTAGACCGCCGCTATTCGCGCCACATACCGGTATCGGCCGATTATGTAGGCATAGAGGTCGATTCCATAGCATCGCAAAAGGTAGTGGTAAGCTGGAAAGATACCGATGGAGAAGATAAAATTGTGTTGGTATCGGAAGCAGCTGAATAA
- a CDS encoding aspartate carbamoyltransferase catalytic subunit: MAGLSTRHLLGIKDLNRADIELIFETADTFKSVLNRPIKKVPSLRDVTIANIFFENSTRTRLSFELAEKRLSADVVNFAASSSSVSKGETLIDTVNNILAMKVDMVVMRHPYAGAGIFLSKHVKAQIVNAGDGAHEHPTQALLDAFSIREKYGDVAGKKVVIVGDILHSRVALSNILCLKQLGAEVMVCGPTTLIPKYIGSLGVKVEHNLIKALNWCDVANMLRIQLERQDIKYFPSLREYTMLFGLNKTILDSLDKEITVMHPGPINRGVEITSDVADSKQSIILDQVENGVAVRMAVLYLLAGQTP; this comes from the coding sequence ATGGCAGGACTAAGCACAAGGCACTTATTAGGTATAAAAGATTTAAACCGGGCAGATATTGAATTGATATTTGAAACCGCTGATACTTTTAAATCTGTTTTAAACAGGCCTATCAAAAAAGTGCCGTCACTGCGCGATGTAACCATTGCCAATATATTTTTTGAAAACTCTACCCGTACCCGCCTGTCATTTGAGCTGGCAGAAAAACGTCTCTCGGCAGATGTAGTAAACTTTGCGGCATCATCATCATCAGTAAGCAAAGGCGAAACACTGATAGACACCGTGAACAACATTTTAGCCATGAAGGTAGATATGGTGGTCATGCGCCACCCCTATGCCGGCGCAGGTATCTTCCTGTCAAAACATGTAAAAGCCCAGATAGTGAATGCCGGCGACGGCGCGCATGAGCACCCGACCCAAGCCTTGCTTGATGCCTTTTCCATACGCGAAAAATATGGCGACGTGGCCGGAAAAAAGGTAGTTATCGTAGGCGATATCCTGCACTCGCGCGTTGCCCTTTCAAACATTCTTTGCCTTAAACAATTAGGCGCCGAGGTAATGGTTTGTGGCCCAACCACACTAATCCCTAAATATATTGGCTCTTTGGGTGTAAAAGTTGAACACAACTTAATAAAGGCCCTTAACTGGTGCGATGTGGCCAACATGCTACGCATACAACTGGAACGTCAGGACATTAAATATTTCCCATCGTTAAGGGAATACACGATGCTTTTCGGTCTTAATAAAACCATTTTAGATTCGCTGGACAAAGAGATCACTGTAATGCACCCCGGTCCTATCAATCGCGGCGTGGAAATCACCAGCGATGTAGCCGACAGCAAGCAATCTATCATATTAGATCAGGTAGAAAATGGTGTGGCCGTACGCATGGCGGTGTTATATTTATTGGCCGGACAAACCCCATAA
- a CDS encoding serine hydrolase domain-containing protein produces MMKFNKSCYLYLIITATFYSFPTFAQSRQQIKTDSVFARVQRFFNAKQADSLYALGGEQFKKTLSPAAFKAALDQQLFPMNEIRGASLISFVNNKVSTYKLIFEAVTMQFQLSLDQNNKFDLFLFQPFRQVTADKLTTAATTNKLLTSMDKAVEQVARPYIQKANTVGLSIGILKDGKITTYNYGETVKDNGRLPTSNTIFEIGSITKTFTAALLAYYTNEGKVKLTDPITKYLPDSVSANKSLSGITLLMLSNHTSGLDRVPGNLDIKPGDELNPYKTYNKQQLFAFLKTCKVNNPPGSRYDYSNLGVGLLGTILSQVSGKTFEQMFADVICKPLLMQSTAQHLSVARQANFATVYNESGNVTPAWDFDVLAPCGALRSTINDLLIYARANMIPATDKLGKAFELTHQITFSKDAKMGLAWHIILVDGVEYYFHNGGTYGSSSFLAFNTQKNLAIVILSNAAESTDAIGTEILKKLQ; encoded by the coding sequence ATGATGAAGTTTAATAAGTCGTGCTATCTATATCTTATCATTACAGCGACGTTTTACTCGTTTCCTACCTTTGCCCAAAGCCGTCAGCAAATAAAAACAGATTCGGTGTTCGCGCGGGTTCAAAGATTTTTTAATGCCAAGCAAGCCGATTCACTTTATGCCCTCGGCGGTGAACAGTTCAAAAAAACGTTAAGTCCCGCGGCTTTTAAGGCTGCTTTAGACCAGCAGCTTTTCCCTATGAATGAGATCAGGGGGGCATCGCTCATTAGTTTTGTAAATAATAAGGTGAGTACGTATAAACTCATATTTGAGGCCGTTACCATGCAGTTTCAATTGAGCCTCGATCAAAACAACAAGTTCGATCTGTTTCTGTTCCAGCCATTCAGACAGGTAACCGCCGATAAGCTCACCACCGCTGCCACCACCAACAAGCTTTTAACCTCAATGGATAAAGCAGTGGAACAGGTAGCAAGGCCATACATTCAGAAAGCTAATACAGTGGGCTTAAGTATAGGCATTTTAAAAGATGGCAAAATAACCACCTATAACTATGGTGAAACAGTAAAGGACAACGGACGATTGCCGACGTCGAATACTATTTTTGAGATCGGCTCCATCACCAAAACATTCACCGCCGCGCTCTTGGCTTATTATACTAATGAGGGCAAAGTAAAGCTTACCGATCCTATAACTAAATACCTGCCCGATTCTGTCAGCGCCAACAAATCGCTAAGTGGTATTACCTTATTAATGCTGAGCAATCACACATCAGGGCTCGACAGGGTACCGGGTAACCTGGATATTAAGCCCGGCGATGAACTCAATCCTTACAAAACTTATAATAAGCAACAGCTTTTTGCTTTCCTCAAAACATGTAAGGTTAACAACCCGCCGGGCAGTCGTTACGATTATTCCAATTTAGGCGTGGGTTTGCTGGGTACTATCCTGTCGCAGGTAAGCGGTAAAACATTTGAGCAAATGTTTGCCGATGTAATATGCAAACCCCTGCTGATGCAGAGTACTGCTCAGCATTTAAGCGTGGCACGGCAGGCAAACTTTGCAACTGTTTATAACGAAAGCGGCAATGTCACACCTGCCTGGGATTTTGACGTTTTAGCCCCCTGCGGGGCCCTGCGTTCAACCATAAATGATTTATTGATATACGCCAGGGCTAACATGATACCCGCCACAGACAAGCTTGGAAAGGCCTTTGAACTAACCCACCAGATAACCTTTAGCAAAGATGCCAAAATGGGTTTGGCCTGGCACATAATACTGGTTGATGGTGTTGAATACTATTTTCATAATGGCGGCACTTACGGCAGCAGCAGCTTTTTGGCATTTAACACCCAAAAGAACCTTGCCATAGTAATACTCTCAAACGCTGCCGAAAGCACCGATGCTATTGGGACGGAAATATTGAAAAAACTACAGTAG
- a CDS encoding efflux RND transporter periplasmic adaptor subunit produces MLAVLAVAISSVLSACHSEEKEKESAEEQQEQAVETPSVELTPVKKGKLNTDVTIPGELIPYQQVDLYAKVNSYVKKLLVDIGSEVHQGQLLVVLEAPEINSQLAGAQSRIKQQEAIYYASKATYDRLVNTSKTPGTVSQNDLEQAEAKKNADLANVDAAKSAYKEVSANLAYLEIRAPFDGVVTSRNVNLGAYVGPGGKNADPLFTLQDQKRLRLVVSIPENSTGSLSNKSEVSFTVKALPNEKFTAQIKRMAGALDEKLRSERLEMDVYNKDKKLLPHMFAEVNVPLAGGDSTFVVPKTAVVTSTEKVFVIKVVNHKAQWVDAKKGFSSGDMIEVFGDLKPDDKLVKVATDEIRDGATVKDK; encoded by the coding sequence ATGCTTGCTGTATTAGCAGTAGCTATCAGCAGCGTACTGAGTGCCTGTCATTCAGAAGAAAAAGAAAAAGAAAGCGCTGAAGAACAACAGGAACAGGCGGTTGAAACCCCTTCGGTTGAGCTTACCCCAGTTAAAAAGGGAAAACTGAATACTGATGTTACCATCCCCGGCGAATTGATCCCTTATCAGCAGGTTGATCTGTATGCCAAGGTAAACAGCTATGTAAAAAAACTGCTGGTTGATATTGGGTCGGAAGTACATCAGGGCCAGTTACTGGTAGTTTTAGAGGCGCCTGAAATAAACTCGCAGCTGGCAGGAGCACAGTCGCGCATAAAGCAGCAGGAAGCTATTTACTATGCCAGCAAAGCCACTTATGACAGATTGGTAAACACCAGCAAAACCCCCGGTACCGTATCACAGAATGACCTGGAACAAGCTGAGGCTAAGAAAAACGCCGATCTTGCCAATGTAGACGCCGCGAAATCTGCCTATAAAGAGGTTTCTGCTAATCTTGCTTATTTGGAGATCAGGGCCCCGTTTGACGGGGTGGTCACCAGCCGTAATGTAAACCTGGGAGCCTATGTAGGGCCGGGCGGCAAAAATGCCGACCCGCTGTTTACCCTGCAGGATCAGAAAAGGCTGCGCCTGGTGGTATCTATACCAGAAAACTCAACCGGCAGCCTAAGCAACAAAAGTGAAGTTAGCTTCACCGTAAAAGCACTGCCAAATGAAAAGTTTACCGCGCAGATAAAACGCATGGCAGGCGCGCTTGACGAAAAACTAAGATCGGAACGTTTAGAAATGGACGTTTACAATAAAGATAAAAAACTGCTGCCGCACATGTTTGCCGAAGTGAACGTACCACTTGCCGGTGGCGACAGTACTTTTGTTGTTCCTAAAACCGCTGTAGTTACCTCAACTGAAAAGGTATTTGTAATTAAAGTGGTAAACCACAAAGCACAGTGGGTTGATGCCAAAAAAGGATTTTCATCGGGTGATATGATCGAAGTTTTTGGCGACCTGAAACCGGACGATAAACTGGTGAAAGTTGCAACCGACGAAATAAGGGACGGTGCTACCGTAAAAGATAAATAA